One genomic region from Torulaspora delbrueckii CBS 1146 chromosome 4, complete genome encodes:
- the RIB7 gene encoding 2,5-diamino-6-(ribosylamino)-4(3H)-pyrimidinone 5'-phosphate reductase (similar to Saccharomyces cerevisiae RIB7 (YBR153W); ancestral locus Anc_3.113), whose protein sequence is MSLLPLKGDIPKFLEPYLPQRVDGSYGRPFVTLTYAQSLDSRISKGHGLRTTISHPETKTMTHYLRYHHDGILVGSGTALADDPGLNCKYGGTRCYEHSPRPIVLNGQQRWKFEGSKIQELFLNNQGQAPIVVVSEEPSVKEEHVTYLVCPYNDSLKVDWRTLLEKLYHEFNIHSVMVEGGAVVINELLLRGDLVDSLIITIGSTFLGEAGVEVSPSHSIQLREVNWWRGTTDAVMSAMLCNSGNDNFV, encoded by the coding sequence ATGTCATTATTACCGTTAAAGGGTGATATACCAAAGTTTTTAGAGCCCTATCTTCCTCAGCGAGTGGACGGGAGTTATGGACGACCATTTGTTACGCTAACGTACGCTCAATCGCTTGATTCGAGGATCTCTAAGGGCCATGGCCTCCGGACTACAATATCCCACCCGGAGACCAAAACCATGACGCATTACCTGAGATACCACCACGATGGGATACTAGTAGGCAGTGGTACAGCATTGGCAGATGATCCCGGcctcaattgcaaataTGGCGGAACACGATGCTATGAACATTCACCAAGGCCAATTGTGCTCAATGGGCAACAAAGATGGAAGTTTGAAGGATCCAAGATACAAGAACTTTTTTTGAACAACCAGGGTCAGGCCCCAATTGTCGTAGTATCCGAAGAGCCTAGCGTTAAGGAAGAACACGTCACTTACCTAGTCTGTCCTTACAACGATTCGTTAAAGGTCGATTGGCGGACTTTGCTAGAAAAGCTATATCATGAATTCAATATACATTCAGTAATGGTAGAAGGTGGAGCTGTTGTCATCAATGAGCTATTACTAAGAGGTGATTTAGTCGACAGTCTTATCATAACCATAGGATCAACGTTTCTTGGCGAAGCCGGTGTGGAAGTCAGCCCTTCTCATTCAATACAGCTTCGGGAAGTCAATTGGTGGAGAGGCACAACAGACGCTGTAATGTCTGCTATGTTATGCAACAGTGGGAATGACAATTTTGTTTAA